TCGACATTCTGTACATTCACAATAGACAACATCATCGTTTTGACTTACAGAATAGAATTGCGCATTTGGGGTTTCGGCAATAATTTTAGCCATTTTTTTCTCAACCAGGTCTACAACAGTATCATTGGTCATACATAACGATTCTGTATTTCGTTCGCCTTCGTATAAAGCAAAAAGTTTCGGATTATTTTTGAAATATTCTTTTGCCGGAACAAGCATATTAAAAGAATGTCCCCAAATACCAAAATCCTCAACTTGCCAATCGAGTTTATGCCAATCTCTAAAATCTTCATCATAACAATCCGGATAAAAAAGCGCTCTGTAATCAAATGAAGGTTTCTCTATTTTTTTTGTGTTTTTTGCAAAAGTGACTTCTGATAGATTCGGAATATAAGTTTCTGTGGAAGTAAACTTTCTAAACTCCCAAATTTCGAGTAAACTATAAACGGCATAACGTAAGTATTTTTGATTTGGAGCAATTAGATAAATTGATTTCGAGTCACTTTTTAGGATAAATTCATTTGGACTTAGTTTTTCTGTATCCGAAATCTCTAAAATTATTTCAGACGAAGTATTGTCTTTTTTACTTTCAGATGAAATTTCAAAAGATTTTTTAAAGGCTTTATCAAGATATGTTTTCAAAATTTTTGATGCTTGCTGAGTATTTTCAGAAGTAGTAATAATTTTATTTTTTTCGGTAATAATGATTTCAGATTGTGCCATCATATTGAAGGTGAACATGAAAAAAAAGAGAAACTGTAGATATACGTGATGCTTTTTCTTCATGATATTTAAAATTTATATTGTAATAAAACCGCAAAATCAAGTTCGGTTTGGTATTTGTTTTTGGTGTATTCCTGTTCATTATCAGTGATTAGAAAACCAAAAACATAATGAGTCTGTATTAATTTATAAAATCCCACACTTAGTCTATAAGAACTTAATGACGTTCTCATGTCGTATTCTGCGGCTCTTGTTCTATCGTCAGGCGAAGTTCCGTAGCCGGCAATTACAGTCACATAATCAAACTTTGTTTTATAATAATAACGGGATGTCAAAGTAAATGATGGATTATCTTTTTGAATAAATGACCTTAAATTTAGCCAATAAGAGCCAAGATATTTTCCTATTCCCAGATTTAATGTTGTTAAGTCGCTATTATCCTGCATTTTAATATACCGAACTCCTAAATCAGCTTCCCAACCTTTCTTGAAATTCTGAAAATAGGAATAACCCAATCTCCATTCCGGAAAAGCGCTGTCTTTGCTGTAAGCGACATCAATATAATGATAATGACTTTTTTTGGCAAAGAGATAAGATTCTGCCTCAAATTGTAGTCCGCTCGCCATAACCAAATTTGACGAAAGTCTTTTTGCATAGCTAACTCTGCCAATTAAACTTCCCCAAGTGCGTTGATGCATGTAATCTGCGCTTGCTAAATGCCACGGACCAACCCCGTCGCGATCAATTGTGGTCAGATTATAATAGGCGCCTACACGATCAATATTGGTTTTAGAATATAAATCAAAAAGTTGCTGCTCTATATCCGGATCATTAGGGAATTTTGCCCGAATAGATTTTAGATATTTTGCTTCGTTTTTGGTATCATCCTGCAGCGAATAAATCGCAATTCTTTTAAGCCTGAAATCTTTGTTGTCAGGATATAAATCAATCGCTTTATAAGTCGTGGTTAAAGCTTCATCATAATTTTCGTCTTCTAAATCCATGTTTATGAGATATAGAAAAGCATCTGCATATCTCGGATTTTTATCAATTACATATTTGTAGTAGTATCTGGCGCTGTCTTTTTGCTTTGCTAAATCATAATTTCGGCCTAAAGCCAAAGAAAAATCAACATAATCCGGGGCAAGTTTTTTTCCTAATAAAGCTCTTTTTATATTCAGTTTATAATCAGGGTGTGCGCTTTTCATGTCTTTCATTACGACAGTTAAAAGACTGTCTGTGTCAATTTTTTGTGCTTTAATAGTTTGATTCGAAAGTAAAAACAAACAAAAAAGCAGTCTGGTTATATTTAAGAGTTTACTATTTTTCATAATCAAATTATTTTTTAGCGGGTGATTCAAAACCTTTACGAACCATGACGCCCCATTTTTGTTCTTTTTTTCTAAAAAAATGCCAATATCCTGTTAGCGATGCATAAATCGTAATAGGATGATAAACAAAAGGCTCAATAATCGCCATTCCAATAAGCGTAATGAGTTCTTTATAACTGGCATAACTCTTATAAAGTACTTCGTCAATTAAGATCGATATTATGGTTATTGACAGATAAAAAAGATAGACTAAGAAACTGATAAGAAACAGAAATTGGAAGTTTATTATACCAAAAACAAAACTTGCAATTAAGGTGATTATACCAGTAAATTCGATAATTGGCACCAGAAATTCAAAGCTAAAAAAGAACGGTAAAATCAAGAATCCTGTTCGTCCATATTTTGGGTTTAAAAACATTTTTCGATGTAAATACAATGTTTGTACCAATCCTCTTGCCCAACGAATGCGTTGCCTTAAAAATATTTCTCTCGTGCTTGGAACTTCTGTCCAGCAAAGCGATTCCGGAATGTATTTTATTAAAAAATCTTCTTTTGCATCATGCATGTATTTTCGCATTCGCGTTATGAGTTCCATGTCTTCGCCTAAAGACTGATGCCAATATCCACCGGCTTTTATAACAATATCTTTGTCAAACATTCCCAATCCGCCTGAGACTAATAATAATCCGTTTATCTGGCTCCACGCCATTCGTCCAAACAAAAAAGATCGTACATATTCAAGCTCCTGAAAACGCGGATACCATTCTTTTGGATAATGTACTTTATACAGAAAACCTTCTTTTATATCGCAAGAATTTGAAATTCTAATTCCTGCTCCGGTTGCAATAACGCGAGTTTCATTTTCCATGAACGGTTTTGCAAGCTTTAAAATTGTATTGCTTTTTAAGATACAATCAACATCGGTGCATAAAAACAAAGGATATTGCGAAGAATTTATTCCAGCATTTGAAGCGTCGGCTTTACTTTTTCCGTTTATTTTATCTACAATTAGCAATCTTGAATAAACTGGATTTGTCGATTTATAATGTCCGCGAACAGGTTGCGTTACGATTTTTTCCTGATAATAAAAATCAATTTTAACAAGATCAAATTCGGTTATTAATTTTTCGAGTGTATTATCAGAACTTCCGTCATTTACGATAATGATTTCAAATTTGGGATACGTCAGCGAGAGAAGCGATTTTACATTATATACGATGTTTACGCCTTCATTAAACGCCGGAGCCACAATAGAGACGCCTAAAATATGATTGGATCTAATTAGGACTTCTTCTTCGAGATATTTTTGATATTTTAAATGTTTTATAATCGCCCAATACGATAAAATGGAAAGAAATATATAAAACGAAATATAACCAATGGAAAAACAGGCTACAAAAATATCATAAACACGAATAAGATAATATAGAAAATCATGTGTCATAGCTGTAATTTTCTAGTGTGATTAATCATTTTTTGAGTGTCTGGATCGTGCGCGCCTAAAGCATCAAGAGTTATTGAATCGAGTTTGTTTAAGCAAAACACCATTTTTAATTTGATATCTTTTATCTCTTGTTTTTCGATTTCATTTTTGAGAAATGTGATCGTTTTTTCGGAACCAACTACAGCAAGAGCGTCTAATATTTCTATTTGAATTTCGATAGATTCAGTTGGGAAAACTTTAATCAGTTCATCTTCGGCTTCTTCCAGAAATAAATCTTGAATTGCCGTAATAACATCGATTTTTAGTGCTTTATCTTCATGATGAAGCAACTTTATTATTTGAGCAGATTTATTGGTATAATTATAGAAAACCATTGTCATAATCGCCAGTTTTAGAATCGTTGGATTTTCAGATTCTATCCAAAGATCTATTTGTGGCGGAATTGGTATTTTTTCTGAATGTAAAACATCCATAACTTTTATTGTAGTAATGATCGATACCTTAACGGGAATGTTGTTAATTGCCTGCCAATCACCTTTTGATAAAGCCAGATAAGCAATATTGGCATTGGACCGAATAATTTTATTGGGATGGTATAAATACTTTTTAATGAGCGAAATTCCAGGTTTGTATTCTAAAGATTGAAAATGATAAATTCCTTCGCATTTTTTATACTTTCTAAAATCCCGAATTAAACTTGCAGAGTAATGGTTTAAATTGAGTTGTTTATAGATAATCAGAATGTTTTTGGCTGTTTTCCCTTTCAGATTGCTTTTCATTCTAATCATATCGTCAATGAGCATTTCTTTGCACCAGGTACGATGTATTGGAATTTCAGATTTGAATTTGGCGATTTTGTATTTTAAAATATTTTTATCCGGTTTTGATAAGGTGATTTCTGTTAGAAATTTTTCGGATTTACGAATAATCAGGTGTTGGGAAGGCAAATTGTATTGATAATAGACTCTATTCAATATTAGAATAATGGCTAAAGATAAGGTTACAATTAAGAAGGACGGAATGATATAATATTTTAAATCGAAAATAAAATGTTCCATACAAAAGGCTTTTATATGGTAATATTACGAAAAAAAAAGGAGAAAAGCTAATGAAATCTACTGGTTTTGAGGCTAAAATCCTTCAAAAACACCTAATCCAAAAAGTGCAAAATCATATTTAACAGGATCTTGTGCGTCCATCTCTCTCAATTTTAAATCTAATTCGGCTAAAGCTTTTCCGTCGTTTTGCTTTCGCGAAAGCAAACCTAATTTTCTGGCAACATTTCCGGAATGCACATCTAACGGACAAGATAATGCGGAAGGAGAAATGGTTTTCCAAATTCCTAAATCGACTCCTTTTGCGTCTTGACGAACCATCCATCGCAAATACATATTGATTCTTTTTGCTGCCGAATTGTTTAAAGGATCTGAAATATGTTTTTGAGTTCGTGGTAAATGATCGATTTCAAAAAAGATCTTTTTGAATTCGCTTATACTTTTTTGCAAACTGTCAGTTTCCTGATTTTTGGCAAAAACAGCTTCCAAACCATTATGTTTTTTGTAAATGTGTTGTAAACCTTTTATAAAACCTCCAAAATCTTTTCCATTAAAAGTACGATGAACAAAACTTTCCAGTCTTTCTAAATCTTCATCAGTATGTGACATAACAAAATCGTAAGGTGTATTACCCATTAATTCCATCATTTGGTGGGAATTTTTGATAATCATTTTACGATTTCCCCATGCGATTGTAGCACTCAGGAAACCGGCGATTTCGATGTCTTCTTTTTGAGAAAATAAATGCGGAATTTGTACAGGATCGCTTTCAATGAAATCCTGATTGTTATATTGAATGACTTTTTCGTCGAGAAATTCTTTAAGTTCTTTTTTGGTCATAATTGAAATGAAAGTTCTTGAAATACATAAATCCTTAGCCCTGATAAAAGGGAAAATCCTTTTTTATTGTTTTTTCTACAATAAAAAAGATTGGAATGATAGCAGGAAATAGCTCCTAATTACTAATTAAACCATCAACCATTACCAATTTTCTATCGGCCATATTTGCAAGTTCTTCGTTGTGAGTTACGATAACAAAAGTTTGTCCAAATTCGTCACGAAGCTGAAAGAATAACTGATGTAAATTTTCGGCAGAATGTGTGTCGAGATTCCCGGAAGGTTCATCGGCAAAAATAACGTCCGGCTTATTAATTAAAGCTCTCGCAACGGCAACACGCTGTTGTTCTCCGCCGGAAAGTTCGTTTGGTTTATGATCAATTCGATGTGATAATCCTAAAAAGGTCAATAGTTTTTTGGCTTCAGCTTCGGTTTCTGAAGGTTTTTTTCCTGCAATATAAGCGGGAATACAAACATTTTCTAAAGCTGTAAACTCAGGTAAAAGTTGGTGAAACTGAAAAATGAAACCTAGATTTAAATTTCGGAATTTTGATAATGCTTTATCATTAAAACCCAGAACATTTTGACCGTTTATAGTCAAAGAACTCTCTGTGTCAGCTTTCGAAGGTTTGTCAAGTGTACCTAAAATATGCAATAAAGTCGTTTTTCCGGCACCAGAAGCGCCAACGATAGAAACAATTTCTCCTTTTTTAATATGCAAATCAACTCCTTTAAGAACTTCGAGTTGGTCGTAGAATTTATGTATATTTTTTGCGTGTATCATTTTGAAACTGTTTCTACAAAGAAACAAAGATTCTCCCGATATAAAAATGTGTTGTAACAGAAATTTAAGAAGAGATTGATATAAATGATTATTAGGTTTTTTATTTTACATTTATAATAAACTATATAAAGAATGAAATTAAAATTTGGAATTCTGGGATTAGCAATAGTTGTACTTGCAATTTTTGTCAATGCAAAACTA
This genomic window from Flavobacterium sp. 9 contains:
- a CDS encoding YaiO family outer membrane beta-barrel protein, encoding MKNSKLLNITRLLFCLFLLSNQTIKAQKIDTDSLLTVVMKDMKSAHPDYKLNIKRALLGKKLAPDYVDFSLALGRNYDLAKQKDSARYYYKYVIDKNPRYADAFLYLINMDLEDENYDEALTTTYKAIDLYPDNKDFRLKRIAIYSLQDDTKNEAKYLKSIRAKFPNDPDIEQQLFDLYSKTNIDRVGAYYNLTTIDRDGVGPWHLASADYMHQRTWGSLIGRVSYAKRLSSNLVMASGLQFEAESYLFAKKSHYHYIDVAYSKDSAFPEWRLGYSYFQNFKKGWEADLGVRYIKMQDNSDLTTLNLGIGKYLGSYWLNLRSFIQKDNPSFTLTSRYYYKTKFDYVTVIAGYGTSPDDRTRAAEYDMRTSLSSYRLSVGFYKLIQTHYVFGFLITDNEQEYTKNKYQTELDFAVLLQYKF
- a CDS encoding glycosyltransferase, with the protein product MTHDFLYYLIRVYDIFVACFSIGYISFYIFLSILSYWAIIKHLKYQKYLEEEVLIRSNHILGVSIVAPAFNEGVNIVYNVKSLLSLTYPKFEIIIVNDGSSDNTLEKLITEFDLVKIDFYYQEKIVTQPVRGHYKSTNPVYSRLLIVDKINGKSKADASNAGINSSQYPLFLCTDVDCILKSNTILKLAKPFMENETRVIATGAGIRISNSCDIKEGFLYKVHYPKEWYPRFQELEYVRSFLFGRMAWSQINGLLLVSGGLGMFDKDIVIKAGGYWHQSLGEDMELITRMRKYMHDAKEDFLIKYIPESLCWTEVPSTREIFLRQRIRWARGLVQTLYLHRKMFLNPKYGRTGFLILPFFFSFEFLVPIIEFTGIITLIASFVFGIINFQFLFLISFLVYLFYLSITIISILIDEVLYKSYASYKELITLIGMAIIEPFVYHPITIYASLTGYWHFFRKKEQKWGVMVRKGFESPAKK
- a CDS encoding HEAT repeat domain-containing protein, translating into MEHFIFDLKYYIIPSFLIVTLSLAIILILNRVYYQYNLPSQHLIIRKSEKFLTEITLSKPDKNILKYKIAKFKSEIPIHRTWCKEMLIDDMIRMKSNLKGKTAKNILIIYKQLNLNHYSASLIRDFRKYKKCEGIYHFQSLEYKPGISLIKKYLYHPNKIIRSNANIAYLALSKGDWQAINNIPVKVSIITTIKVMDVLHSEKIPIPPQIDLWIESENPTILKLAIMTMVFYNYTNKSAQIIKLLHHEDKALKIDVITAIQDLFLEEAEDELIKVFPTESIEIQIEILDALAVVGSEKTITFLKNEIEKQEIKDIKLKMVFCLNKLDSITLDALGAHDPDTQKMINHTRKLQL
- a CDS encoding TIGR02757 family protein yields the protein MTKKELKEFLDEKVIQYNNQDFIESDPVQIPHLFSQKEDIEIAGFLSATIAWGNRKMIIKNSHQMMELMGNTPYDFVMSHTDEDLERLESFVHRTFNGKDFGGFIKGLQHIYKKHNGLEAVFAKNQETDSLQKSISEFKKIFFEIDHLPRTQKHISDPLNNSAAKRINMYLRWMVRQDAKGVDLGIWKTISPSALSCPLDVHSGNVARKLGLLSRKQNDGKALAELDLKLREMDAQDPVKYDFALFGLGVFEGF
- a CDS encoding ABC transporter ATP-binding protein, with the translated sequence MIHAKNIHKFYDQLEVLKGVDLHIKKGEIVSIVGASGAGKTTLLHILGTLDKPSKADTESSLTINGQNVLGFNDKALSKFRNLNLGFIFQFHQLLPEFTALENVCIPAYIAGKKPSETEAEAKKLLTFLGLSHRIDHKPNELSGGEQQRVAVARALINKPDVIFADEPSGNLDTHSAENLHQLFFQLRDEFGQTFVIVTHNEELANMADRKLVMVDGLISN